cccgagtcacgtcggttcgaccatagctcgatcgtacgcgcaaagtccccggtcatgtcggttcgcccgtcttacgcgtatggcgcaaagtccccggtcatgtcggttcgcccgttctatatatatatcgttcagagttccccggtaaagaaaaattataatttatattaacatgacggtataaatgaaaggtcaatattatatttttcaaaaaaattaaatttttttctcgataagaaaagttacgaaaaatcaatttttgatgaaggaacagaaaaaattaacaatataaaaaattgcgaaggataaatataaattgattaatgaaaaaaaaaacataccagttataaggttatttttcgagaaattaagaaaaaaacacccgagtcacgtcggttcgaccatagctcgatcgtacgcgcaaagtccccggtcatgtcggttcgcccgtcctacgcgtatagcgcaaagtccccgatcatgtcggttcgcccgttctatatatatcgctcagagtaaaaaaattataagtatattaacatgacggtataaatgaaaggtcaatgatagatttttcaaaaaaataatttttttttttctcgataagaaaagttacgaaaaatcaatttttgatgaaagaacagaaaaaattaagaatataaaaaattgcgaaggataaatataaattgattaatgaaagaaaaacataccagttattatgttatttctcgagaaattaaaaagaaattatccgagttatgtcggttcgcccgtcctacgcgtatggcgcaaagtctcccggtcatgtcggttccctCGTTCTGTACATATCGCTCAGAGTACCccggaagaaaaaattataaatatattaacatgacggtataaattaaagttcaataatagatttttacaagaaaattaaattttttttttctcgataagaaaagttatgaaaaatctgtttttgatgaaagaaaagaaaaaattgacaatataagaaattgcgaatgataaatataaattgattaatgaaaaaaaacaagtacaagttataaagttatttctcgagaaattaagaagaaaatatccgaGTCATGTCGATTCGGTAGTACGACCGTACGCTCAAAGTCCCCCGGTcaggtcggttcgcccgttctacgcGTATCGCGCAAAGTCCTCCGATCAAGTCGGTTCGCTCGTTCTATACGTATCCCTCCAACATCcatgatatttagatatttttcccgCAATATAGGTTTAACGTTTCGAGTGATAATTCTTCTGTTCTGTAATCTTACAATCTAAGAAGCTTGTATCTgcccattattatcattgtttgcTTACAGTTACTATGTGTTGGTCGTGAAAAATCCTTTATTGCtactattttgatattactattattactatttcccccccccccccttttttaaatagtatagcGTACtcgcatataatatttttattaatacaattatttcatgttttagaCATTAAttcgtcttatattttatatctattatgaatattcataaatatttacattcccttcctttttctcccccttcccgttctttctcctttccaacTCTACTCTCCTCCGGGATTTTCTATcactagaaatatattttcgttatttttattagttactccaatacaatattataattacatttgtttcgtttttctatattaatttcactataCCATACGTAACGATTCAACGATGTTACGTTCtgtctattttctaataacatcgatttttcgtttcaatgacCTCGGTCACATCGCTTCGTTGCATCCGTTTCGTTTGCGGCaatttccccggtcatgtcgcttcggcgctatcataccgttcgcgactatttccccggtcacgtcgcttcggcgctatcctaccgttcgcgactatttccccggtcacgtcgcttcggcgctatcataccgttcgcgacgatttccccggtcacgtcgcttcggcgttatcctaccgttcgcgactatttccccggtcacgtcgcttcggcgctatcataccgttcgcgacgatttccccggtcacgtcgcttcggcgttatcctaccgttcgcgacgatttccccggtcacgtcgcttcggcgctatcataccgttcgcgactatttccccggtcacgtcgcttcggcgccgtCTGGACGTTTGGATTAAAgctcccggtcatgtcggttcgcaccGCTTTATTCTACCTCTActagcggcgtattgctttgcGTCGCGAACGCCTTTTCAATGTCccagcggcgtattgcttctattttataagaagtgccagctaaaatttttttttataagtaccagctaaaattttttttaaaagtaccagctaaaattttttttttataagtaccagctaaaatttttttttttttttataagttccagcggcgtattgctttctgaaattttgaaaaaaaaaaaaaaaattttttttaataatatattatatatataatatatataaaatatatatattatatataatatattatattattttatcatgagttttatatgtatgttaaacacgggtaatataataacgtaGCGTTACTATATTACCGCGCGTACACACATTGCTCTTGGTTGGTTTTTTGGTtggatgtatatttatattctctcttgcgtgtctctcctttctctttgctttctttctttatagttTTCTTGTCTATATTTCGTGGGGTCTCGTCTAACCGACAAGACGAATCCCCAAGCATAGGGCTGAGTCTCAACAGATCGCAGCGTGGTAACTGCTCTACCGAGTACAACACCCCGCCAGGTACCTAAGTCGTCTACAGACGATTCCGAGTCTCGACGTCGAAGTTGGAGTACCCATGATCGACCGTTAGAGCGCCATGGCCGTCGATCGGCGAGATCCCGACGACGAATCCAAAGACGCCCGTACGGCAAACTGGGGCCCGTGCGATGACCGGTCACGAGGGCCGGCCACCTAGTAGTGTCACATTGTTTTGAGCCTTTCGACCCACACGAGACTCCTAGAGATATCGTTGCCGTCTTTGACTAGAAAGGATACGGCCTTAGAGGCGTTCAGGCATAATCCCACGGATGGTAGCTTCGCACCACCGGCCGCTCGACCGAGTGCGTGAACCAAATGTCCGAACCTGCGGTTCCTCTCGTACTGAGCAGGATTACTATCGCAACGACTAGTCATCAGTAGGGTAAAACTAACCTGTCTCACGACGGTCTAAACCCAGCTCACGTTCCCTGTTGGCGGGTGAACAATCCGACGcttggcgaattctgcttcgcaATGATAGGAAGAGCCGACATCGAAGGATCAAAAAGCGACGTCGCTATGAACGCTTGGCCGCCACAAGCCAGTTATCCCTGTGGTAACTTTTCTGACACCTCTTGCTGAAAACTCTTCAAGCCAAAAGGATCGATAGGCCGTGCTTTCGCAGTCTCTATGCGTACTGAACATCGAGATCAAGCCAGCTTTTGCCCTTTTGCTCTACGCGAGGTTTCTGTCCTCGCTGAGCTGGCCTTAGGACACCTGCGTTATTCTTTGACAGATGTACCGCCCCAGTCAAACTCCCCGCCTGGCAGTGTCCTCGAATCGGATCACGCGGGAGTATTTTTGGCGATCGGCCGCGAAGACCTCACACCACTCTTACACGCTTGGCTCTAGAACACCGTGACAACCGGGTCGAAACACCGGCGCACGCGCTCCGCCCAACCGAGTAAGTaaagaaacgatgaaagtAGTGGTATTTCACCGGCGATGTTACCATCTCCCACTTATGCTACACCTCTCATGTCTCCTTACAATGCCAGACTAGAGTCAAGCTCAACAGGGTCTTCTTTCCCCGctaatttttccaagcccGTTCCCTTGGCAGTGGTTTCGCTAGAAAGTAGATAGGGACATATGTTGTTGGCCATTATTCGCCGTGGCGAATGCGCCGCACCTGAGGGTAATTTACCCCATATCGGCTTAGCCTGCCTGATGTTATTGGCATTGTACTTCCAGCGTCGCCATGCCAAGTGAAGTGGGCGACGAAGATGTTGTTTGCCGCCCGTGGGCTTGGAAAAACCCTGCTCCGCGCAGCTATGCCGCACGGAACAAGTTGGACCTACCCCGTTTGGGGAGACGGTTCACTTAGTCAACGATGGACGCGGCAGAGCCACGTCAATCGTCGTCCAGCGGGGACCACGAGGAGGTGGAACCGTCGGCTTCAGCCCGGTCCCGTGCAGGTTGGTTTTACCGTTAAACCCCACCGCTTCGATACTCGCGTACCGCCTGCTACAGCGGTCAGGGTTTTACCTCTTTTCATCTTGTCCTCCTTACAAGTTCGATGTTGGATGAGGTGTCCTCTTCCGTTCCTTCTTGCGGAGGATCTTACCCGCTGTAGCTTTGAAAAGCGGGTATATATCTCTCGCGCAGAGAGCTCTTATTTCCGGCGGCCACGTTGCTCCGTTTCCCTGGCACTTCTTCCGGAGTTGCAGTCGCTCCTCCTCGAACCTTCGGCAGTGCAGAAGCACGTGGTCCGCGGTTTCCTCTTCCTCACCGCAGGCACATGTCGCGGTCCGCCGAATTCCCAATTTTGCAAGTTTCGCTGCAAAATCTCCATGCCCTGTTAGGAACTGTGTCACATAGTGGTTCGTACTTACCCATTTATACTGGAGCCTTTCCTCCACATCGGGGAAGATGCTGTAAGTTTTCCTTCCCTTTGTGGATTCGTTCCACCTCCTCTGCCATTCGGCAAGAAGGGCTTCCCTGGCCTCCTTTGTATCTCTCGGCAGGTATCTTGCTAGCTCCAGTGGGGTTCCCTCTTGAACCGATTGTGTCCTCTTCCTTATCTGGTATTTTATTCCCTGTTCTTTTATCAGTAAGTCTATTGGGATTACTCCGCCACTATCGGCAACGCCGCCGCCGACACTGTCCGATACGCCCCTGTCACCCTTGCAAGCACTAAACGCTGCGCTTGTTCTAGGATGCGCAGTCCTGACTTGTCGAGTCTGTCGCACCACGACGCCGCCGCGTATGTCGCTATCGGTATGAATATACCGTTGTATAGCGTCGACATACATGTATGTTCCAGACCCCAGTCTCTTTTGGCTATCGCTGCAAGAGCATTGAATTTTTCGATGCTTCTTGCCTTTATTTTCCGCACGTGGGTCTTTATCCGGAGTCCCGTGTCCAGGTGCACGCCCAGGTATCTGACACTCGCCCTCATTCGAACCTGGCGGCCCTGTAACCTAATGGTCGGAGGTCTTCTGGGATCCAGTGTGCCCTTTAGCAATAGCATTTCTGTTTTCTGCGCCGAGAGGGTGAGTTTCTCTTCTTCGCACCACTCTTCGATTATTCCGATGGCGCTCTGTCCCGAGTTTTCAATTAGGGCGCGGCTCTTCCCAGGAATTACTATCAACAGGTCGTCCGCATATGCAACCGCACGCACACCTTTCCGCCCGAGAGTGCGAAGCAGGTCGTCAAAAACTAGGTTCCAGAGACTCGGACCGAGTATGGATCCTTGCGGGCATCCCCTTGTGGCATTCTTCTTAACGGTTCCGTGTTTGCCGGCTAGGCCTACCGTGCGTCCTCGCAGGTAGTCGGCAATGAGGAGAAATAGGTTCCTCGGACAGCCCCTTTCCCGCAGGCGGTGTAGTATACTCGGCCACCATACGTGGTCGAACGCTCCCTTGATGTCGAATAGTATGGCGAGAACATATTTCTCCGTTGATTCTCTTACCATTTTCCTCATCTCCAGGATCGCGTCCGTCGTTGATTTCCCGTACGAAATCCGAATTGATTCGTGGCCGCGTACCGACTGTCCGAAAACAGCGGTCTGAGTCTCTCCGCCAGCAGCTTTTCCAGGCACTTCCCGACCACTGAGAGGAGGCAGATCGGACGGTACGAGGCTGGGTCCGATGCGTCCCTGTCGGGATCCTTTAGCAGGGCGCGGATCGAGCCCTCCTTCCAGGTCTCAGGGAAAATACCGTAGCGCAGACATGCGTTAAAAAGGCCTCGCAGCTCTCTGCAGATGATGGCGTGGGAGGCTTTAAGGACTTCGACCTCGATCCTATCCGGGCCCGGCGCTTTGCCGTTCTTCATCTTGCTTATCGCCCGCCGGACTTCTTCCTTGTCGAAAGGCGGCGCATCGTCCGTCGTCGGTGGTTCGACCGCCGCTCGACGTTTCATTGTTTGTGCCGCTGTGATATCTGGTGTGTCGTCCGGGACGGGAATCCAATAATGCGCGAGCGCACTCCTCCCACTTTGGTCTTTTCCTATCGCCTGCGTGCCATTCTCTCGGCGTTGCAACGACGGCCTCTGGCGCAACCTTCCTACTGCAGAGTTTGTAAATCACACCCCATGGGTCACGGTTCCCTTCTTCGGTGACGAATCGCTGCCAACTTTCTCGTCTGGCCTTTTCGATTTCCGTTTTGTACTCCCGCCGAATGTTCAAATATACggttcttcttttctccctgAGTTCGGGGTACGCTCCGTCTGGAACGCTTTTCTTGCAACGTACATCCTTCTTTTGCGCTTGGTCAGGGATTCTGTCCACCATGTCACTGACTTCACGTGCGCCTTCTTCGGCTTCATCGCGTAGTTGCACGCCTCGATGATGGTGTCTCGCAGGGCAATTGCCGCGGAGGAGACTCCCTCGGCCGAGTGGATTTCGGCGTTCAGACGTCCCCCGCTCCGCAACTCTTCGATACGCCTTCGGAACCTTCCCCAGTCCGCCGTTCTCGTGTTATATCTGGGGAGTGGCGGTTGATACTGCTGTCCTCGCTGCGGAGCCACACTCGTCAGTATAACGTTATGGTCACTGGTTGTCCATTCCTCCACGACAGACCACCGCCTGACGAGCTTCAGAACGCCTCGGGACGCGAGAGTAATATCGATAGTCGAGGCGCCCGAATGCGAGCGGAAGGTGGGGGCTGATCCCGGCTCGTTCAGCACCGTGAGATCGAGGCTCGCTAGAGCAAGCTCGATCTCCTCGCCACGGGTATCCGCATGACTGCAATGCCACAGAGGCGATCTTGCATTTACGTCGGCCGAGATGATCAGTTTCTCTCCGGGAAGCGTGGACgcgatttcttctattttcctGATGTATGGTCCAACGCTATCGGAGCACTGAAAATAGATGCTTGCGAGATACATTCGTCCGAAGGGTCCGATCACCTCTACACACACGCAGTGATCGTCACACAGGTGAGTCAGCTTGGTCGCCGTGATCTTGGGGTTACGGATCGCTATTCCGGCCATGACCGCGGTGCCTGGTTTGCCTCCGGAGACCACGAGCACGCGCCGCCCGAATCCGATGAATTTCCCCCTCGGGTTATACGGTTCTTGCATGAGCAGGATATCTATGCATTCCTCATCCATGACCCGCGCGATCTCGAGCGTAACGCACTGTGCTCTCCGCATGTTGAGTTGGGCCAGACGTAGCTCGCGTACATCTTCGTTGGTTCTACTGGCCATAGTCCGTTCGCAGCAAGACCTGATTCAGAGCCGCGGTATAACAGGGACAGGCTTTATCCGTCACGGGGTGTGATGATGTCTTTCCACCTCTCTTGCAGTTGTGGCAGACTGggcttttgtttttattaggGCAGTTTTTGAAGGCATGGCCTTCTTCCGCGCAGTGACCGCAGATTTCTTTGTCGTTCCGGCAATATTTGGCTGTGTGACCAAAGCTGTGACACTTGTAGCATCTCGTCGCTACTATGTAGTCCTGTACTCTGCAGCAGTTCCAGCCGATGTAGATCCGTTCTTTTTTAATGAGAATTTCGCGCACTTCCTTGGAGGTCTCGAGCACCCAGttgcatctttcttttttcctgtcACCCGTCTTGAATGCTAGCCTTACTTGTCGGCGGAACATTTCTTTCGTGTTCGAGTCTAAGTTCTGCTCTATAATGGCTTTCATTGTCTCCTCGTCGTTGTTGGCTCTGGGAACATCGTATATTATAACTCGTGGGCTTTTCTTCGCCGGGACACCGACCACGAAACCAGCCTCTCTCAGCTTTGGGTGCTCGAGAAGAGTCGCGAGATCCTTTTGACCTGCCGTTTCTACGAGGATCCCATTGCCACTAATTTTCTTCACATGTTTGACCTTGAGTTTTCCGCCACGGGCGAGACTATTTTAATACGGCTTCCTTGGTTTTCTCGGAGCTACTCGCGACTCCTGTGTCGGAAGGGGTTATCGTTATGGAGTTTGGCGGATTCCGTTTCGTGTTCGTGAGCGCCGCAATCCCGGAACGCACGCCCACGCGTTCCGCGTATGTCATGTTAGGTTTGCCCGGTTGTCGTTGCATGGCTCTTTCAACCGTTTTTTCCACCGCTTCTTGCATTTGTTGGGTCTGTTTTGCTCCTAACGCTAATACCTGACCCTCCAGATtgctattataaattagactTCGTTGGAGGAGCGTGTGAATTTTCGTCACCTTTGATGTAATCTGTCCCATTACCCGTTTCGGGATACTGTTCTCGGGGTCTGAAAGGATGTTGAGTATTTCCTTGTAAGCTTTTTCCGCGCTTGTTCTCATCTTGAGGGAGGATaggatttcttttaattcgtttatttcgtCCCGTGATTCTTCCGATATAATGGCTGGGTCTTTTCCGGGACTTCCGTTCTTCCGTCGCGACTTTATCTTCCTCTTTGATTGTACGGGGCCCGAGTATTCCTGTTCGGACTCCTCGCCGGACGATACCTTCCTTTTTAGGTAGAAGGATCGCGGATTCTCGCAATCCATATCCGATGTCTCGGTTGCGCGCTTCGCAGACTTAGACATTTTGCGATACTCCACCCTACGCTCGTTCGATAAGGCAGGTCGACAAGGCTGGTCACGCCCTCCGAGCCTGGTCGGCAAGGCAGGCCACACCCTCCCGAGCTTGGTCAGTAAGGCAGGTCGCGCCCCACCGAGCTAGGTCGGTAAGGCAGGTCGCGCTACCTGCGCGTTATCCCGCAAGCGGTGAGCGCCCCGGGCCGAGGTACACGCGACCGCAGGTAGAGCGCTCTCCGGTCGTCAGTAGTAACCGTACACGAACACTTGATGGCGCTGCGATCGACAGACGCCGAAACTTCCAATATGGCCGACAAGCGTTCTCTATCGGATTATTTTTAGCGTAGAATATTTATCACTGAGACATGTATCACAACGATGTACAAAATCGCTTCTTCTCACCGTCCCCAAGCGGCACAAGTGAAGGCAGGGCAGCGCATTCAGTgcgaaagaaggaaataagAAGACAACGTGATCGCCCACGTGGCGTCACGCAGAAGACGGACGCGCGAACGTTTTTCGCGATTCACGGCCCCCTACACTTCCGATCACACTGATAACACGGCCACTAGTACACTTCCACTATAGGAACACTTTGAAAAGCaccttataattaataacgcaCAAAAAACCACTCAAAAACCACTTAGAATACGGAGCGACGTGAAGACGCGTCCGTAGTCCACCGCACCTCACACCACTCTCAGTAGATAGGGACATATGTTGTTGGCCATTATTCGCCGTGGCGAATGCGCCGCACCTGAGGGTAATTTACCCCATATCGGCTTAGCCTGCCTGATGTTATTGGCATTGTACTTCCAGCGTCGCCATGCCAAGTGAAGTGGGCGACGAAGATGTTGTTTGCCGCCCGTGGGCTTGGAAAAACCCTGCTCCGCGCAGCTATGCCGCACGGAACAAGTTGGACCTACCCCGTTTGGGGAGACGGTTCACTTAGTCAACGATGGACGCGGCAGAGCCACGTCAATCGTCGTCCAGCGGGGACCACGAGGAGGTGGAACCGTCGGCTTCAGCCCGGTCCCGTGCAGGTTGGTTTTACCGTTAAACCCCACCGCTTCGATACTCGCGTACCGCCTGCTACAGCGGTCAGGGTTTTACCTCTTTTCATCTTGTCCTCCTCACAAGTTCGATGTTGGATGAGGTGTCCTATTCCGTTCCTTCTTGCGGAGGATCTTACCCGCTGTAGCTTTGAAAAGCGGGTATATA
The sequence above is a segment of the Apis cerana isolate GH-2021 unplaced genomic scaffold, AcerK_1.0 scaffold3_AcerK, whole genome shotgun sequence genome. Coding sequences within it:
- the LOC133667710 gene encoding uncharacterized protein LOC133667710, with the protein product MIGRADIEGSKSDVAMNAWPPQASYPCVSMRTEHRDQASFCPFALREVSVLAELALGHLRYSLTDVPPQSNSPPGSVLESDHAGVFLAIGREDLTPLLHAWL